In Novipirellula caenicola, a single genomic region encodes these proteins:
- a CDS encoding glycosyltransferase produces MSQYDSPKSSRQVKISVAICTWNRSRLLRRTLERLREINVDDRFEWELILVDNNSSDDTQQVINAFSETLPIVSLIETVQGHSASRNRAIEAASGDYIVWTDNDVLVADDWLTSYCDAFIAEPDVAFFGGAIEPWFEPPGCPDWIEATWDKCKSVYAARDLGEQPIELNENRLPYGANFAIRADVQRQYRFDPTLGRVRSGMIGEDETQVLKRIARGGGNGRWVPNAKVQHIIPADRATERYVQSYFVGQGQANVMFGKPSRHRMAAFVDAAFHSLLYRSKRHRTQPDEWVSHLIRSSISWGEFKMHSLKPTATPRSPRR; encoded by the coding sequence TTGTCCCAATACGATTCCCCCAAGTCATCGCGGCAAGTCAAGATCAGCGTTGCGATTTGCACTTGGAACCGTTCGCGTTTGCTGCGCCGCACCTTGGAACGACTACGTGAAATCAACGTGGACGATCGCTTTGAATGGGAACTGATCCTCGTCGACAACAACTCGTCCGACGATACTCAGCAGGTCATCAACGCATTCTCGGAAACGCTACCGATCGTGTCGCTCATCGAGACGGTCCAGGGTCACTCGGCAAGCCGAAATCGTGCGATCGAAGCTGCAAGTGGCGACTACATCGTCTGGACTGACAATGATGTGCTGGTCGCTGACGACTGGCTGACTTCGTATTGTGACGCGTTTATCGCTGAACCCGACGTGGCATTCTTTGGCGGCGCCATCGAACCGTGGTTCGAACCGCCTGGTTGTCCCGATTGGATCGAAGCGACTTGGGACAAATGCAAATCGGTCTATGCCGCACGCGATTTGGGCGAACAACCGATCGAGCTAAACGAAAACCGGCTGCCATATGGTGCTAACTTTGCAATACGAGCCGACGTCCAGCGGCAATATCGCTTCGATCCCACGCTCGGCCGTGTCCGCTCGGGAATGATCGGAGAAGACGAGACGCAGGTCTTGAAACGGATCGCTCGCGGCGGGGGCAATGGCCGCTGGGTTCCTAACGCCAAGGTCCAACACATCATCCCCGCTGACCGAGCCACCGAGCGGTACGTGCAATCCTATTTTGTGGGGCAGGGACAAGCCAATGTGATGTTTGGCAAACCAAGTCGGCATCGGATGGCCGCATTTGTTGACGCCGCCTTTCATTCGCTGCTGTATCGGTCAAAGCGACACAGGACGCAGCCTGATGAATGGGTGTCTCATTTGATTCGGTCGAGCATTTCGTGGGGTGAATTCAAGATGCATTCGCTGAAACCAACCGCAACGCCTCGCTCGCCTCGTCGTTAA
- a CDS encoding glycosyltransferase, whose translation MKIGFYSTMTGMPWGGSEVLWSRVAHRLLDNDIQVTVNYRWWEDTPRELDRLRSAGATVWLRRDPTWRSWPYRLKSPLNLEKETDHLRRWLAREQPDFVLVILGYHLNAVTPAAELIRRQIPYAINVQAASTESLDDIYLDEFQAAYTNAEKVFFVSQENLDRAETTLAIELDQAEIIDNPFNVDWHAAPTWPAADDGFRLACVGRIHFTSKGQDLLIDVLKQDKWRDRNLSIRLFGDSQGNRTQMERLIERYGLQTQIQLAGYSENIEDVWANHHGLILPSRFEGAALAIVETMLCNRVCITTDVGRNRELIDDGETGFIAPAATADLLDTALETAWQRRDDWQAMGELAGTRIRQRYSEDPIADFYDKIADLASMHR comes from the coding sequence GTGAAAATCGGATTCTATTCGACAATGACGGGAATGCCGTGGGGCGGCAGCGAAGTGCTGTGGTCTCGTGTGGCCCACCGACTGCTCGATAATGACATCCAAGTCACGGTGAACTACCGCTGGTGGGAGGACACACCCCGCGAACTGGATCGTTTACGTTCCGCAGGGGCAACCGTTTGGCTACGCCGAGATCCGACATGGCGATCGTGGCCGTATCGGCTGAAGTCGCCGCTGAACCTTGAAAAAGAAACCGACCATCTACGACGTTGGCTCGCTCGCGAACAGCCGGATTTTGTGCTCGTCATTCTCGGCTACCATCTCAATGCGGTCACTCCCGCGGCGGAATTAATCCGCCGCCAAATCCCCTACGCGATCAACGTCCAAGCCGCCAGCACCGAGTCGTTGGACGACATCTATCTGGACGAATTCCAGGCCGCGTACACGAATGCCGAAAAGGTGTTTTTTGTTTCGCAAGAAAACCTTGATCGTGCCGAAACGACTCTGGCCATCGAGCTGGATCAAGCCGAAATCATCGATAATCCGTTCAATGTCGACTGGCATGCGGCCCCAACTTGGCCCGCTGCCGATGACGGATTCCGGCTAGCCTGCGTTGGCCGAATTCATTTCACGTCGAAAGGCCAAGACTTGCTGATCGACGTGCTGAAGCAAGACAAGTGGCGTGACCGAAATCTATCGATTCGGCTGTTCGGCGATTCGCAAGGCAATCGCACACAGATGGAGCGGTTGATTGAGCGTTACGGTCTGCAAACTCAGATTCAATTGGCAGGCTACTCGGAAAACATCGAAGACGTTTGGGCGAATCATCATGGATTGATCCTTCCTTCGCGTTTCGAAGGGGCCGCGTTGGCCATCGTCGAAACGATGCTCTGTAATCGGGTCTGCATTACCACCGATGTCGGACGCAATCGCGAGCTGATTGATGATGGGGAAACAGGGTTTATCGCACCCGCAGCAACTGCCGATCTGCTCGACACTGCCCTGGAAACCGCATGGCAGAGACGCGACGACTGGCAAGCCATGGGGGAACTCGCAGGTACGCGGATTCGCCAGCGTTACAGCGAGGATCCAATCGCTGATTTCTACGACAAGATTGCCGATCTAGCCTCGATGCACAGGTAA
- a CDS encoding sulfotransferase domain-containing protein, with product MRKLFRSRQSDVFFIRGYAKSGTNWLCNLMNLHPQIGCTGEFHLRPLFESVRAIQSAPWGILSREKQSGFLEVAFYRMVKQLIRDVCGNKRWCGDRTPCTLRSTFVPGVRQLYITRDGRDAVVSWAYHTLNYNFNAGPRMQENLQRFKTDPNYFEQRKQELLACETVVREFASQWNAAIVDDFQMMQSADRAEIDLPYYWIRYEDLQTDTLKYRNEIYQFLGLSVAKASPLNALTEPGFGSPDTNRPNDFYRRGRAGTWQEYFTAEQLAWFNDEASEALRLVSANAS from the coding sequence ATGAGAAAACTTTTTCGCTCGCGGCAATCGGATGTTTTCTTCATTCGGGGCTACGCCAAATCGGGGACCAATTGGCTTTGCAATCTGATGAATCTGCATCCCCAGATCGGATGCACGGGTGAATTTCATTTGCGTCCTCTGTTCGAAAGTGTGCGTGCCATTCAGTCTGCTCCCTGGGGAATTTTGAGCCGCGAGAAGCAGTCTGGATTCCTCGAAGTTGCTTTCTACCGAATGGTAAAGCAGTTGATCCGCGATGTTTGTGGCAACAAGCGATGGTGCGGCGACCGGACACCCTGTACGCTTCGCTCGACGTTTGTCCCAGGCGTCCGGCAACTCTACATCACGCGGGACGGTCGCGATGCCGTGGTCAGTTGGGCGTACCATACGCTGAACTACAACTTCAATGCAGGGCCGCGAATGCAAGAAAACTTGCAGCGGTTCAAGACTGATCCGAACTATTTTGAACAACGCAAACAAGAGTTGTTGGCGTGTGAGACCGTTGTGCGTGAGTTCGCGTCGCAGTGGAACGCAGCAATCGTCGACGATTTCCAGATGATGCAGTCGGCTGATCGAGCAGAGATCGATCTGCCGTATTACTGGATTCGCTATGAGGATCTGCAGACGGATACGCTGAAATATCGAAACGAGATTTACCAGTTTCTCGGTCTGTCTGTGGCAAAGGCGAGTCCGCTGAATGCATTGACAGAACCGGGGTTTGGCTCACCCGATACCAACCGTCCGAACGATTTTTATCGCCGCGGACGTGCTGGAACTTGGCAAGAGTATTTCACCGCCGAGCAACTCGCGTGGTTTAACGACGAGGCGAGCGAGGCGTTGCGGTTGGTTTCAGCGAATGCATCTTGA